Within Bacteroidota bacterium, the genomic segment TGCTCGAAAAGTCGGGTGTTCATGTGACCTATGGCCTTGTCGGGCTAAAAACCCATACAAAAATTACGCTGGTTGTTCGGGAAGAAGAAGATGGGCTGCGCACATATTGCCATATTGGCACGGGCAACTACAACCCAAAAACAGCGCGGCTTTATACCGACCTGGGCTTGCTGACGTGCGACAAAGCGCGCGGCCTGGAAATTATCAATCTGTTTCATGTGTTGACTGGCTACGTGGCTGATCAGCATTATGAAAAGCTGTTGGTTGCGCCAAAGTCGATGCGGAAGGCGTTTATCGCGATGATCCACCAGGAGGTGGAAAACCAGGCGCGTTATGGCAATGGCCATATTGTGGCGCAGATGAACGCCCTCGATGACGTTGAGATGATTCAGGAACTCTACCGCGCGTCGCAGGCCGGCGTACGGATCGAACTGATTGTACGTGGTCACTGCCGGCTACGGCCTGGATTACCCAAGATTTCTGAGAACATCCGGGTGATCAGTATCATCGGGCGCTTCCTCGAGCATAGCCGGGTGTATTATTTCTATCAGAATGGGCAGCCGCGGGTATTTATTGGTAGTGCTGACTGGCAGCGTCGTAACCTGGATGACCGGGTGGAAGCTGTAACAGAAATTGAGGATACAAAAATTCGAGAGCGCCTGATTTCAACGTTGCGTGCAGCATTGAAGGACCGCCGCTCAGCCTGGGTGCTTGACGAAGATGGTACCTATACGTTGTATCAGCCCAAAGAAGGGGAGTACGACTCAGGCTTCCAGGAAGTCCTTATGCGACGGGCAAACAAGGAACGCGCTGTGCCGCCGCCGGCATAAAACAACGCTTTCAGCCGATATAACATAGCCGATACACAAAAGGGACGCCTGAAACAGGCGTCCCTTTTACATTTAGACAAGCGCGTTTGAGCCTTGTTAATCTGTTGCTGTATCGAGCGCTAGCGTATCCGACTGGGCATCAAACGAAATACGCTGGGTTAATCCCATGGGCGCCGGCGGTAGAGTAGACACCTCCACGCGGCCTGATGCAGCGGCCGTATTGTGCGCCAATTCGCTCCAGTAGCGGGTGCGCCACAGGTTCTTGTGCATTTTGATGATTTGTAGCTGCAGGTCGCGATAATGTGAGGCATCTGCTTCGTACAGCTTTTCAAACCGCTCGGTAAGGATGTAGAGCCGGGTGCGGTTTTCATTGGTGAAGCCGAAGTGTTTGATATCGTCAACCAGTTCTTCGTACTGCTTGTCCCAAACGGTTACCTGGGCGTCACTAAGGGTGTAGGTATCGTGGTTGAAGGTAAAGGTAAGCGCAGGGTCCAGTTTGTTGAATCCGGTGCTTTCCAGCATGCCTGTAGCCCCTTCCGGAAGGAAGAAACGTACTGGCCGGCTGCTGCGTCGTGTAGTGAGCAGCACATTGCCGGCATCTGGTACAAGTCCGTCTGCACTTAGCTCTGGCAAGTCGATGTGTGGATTGAGCGCTTTGAAGCGGTTGTAGTACGAGGTATCTGCAACTGCACGGCCCCAATCCAGTCGTTCATTAAAGGCCTTGAGTGCTTCGAGGAGGTCCGCTAGATAGAGTCGTTCACCTTCAATTGATTGAACGCGTTCCACCAATTCTGTACGCGCTGTGTCAACAGGGATAAGCTCGGCCCCTTTCAGGGAGCCGTATGCCGTTGGGATGTAGCTCCTCGAATACTGCCGGAAACCTGATGATTCTGAGACATCTTCAAACCCTTCGGTGAGCGCCCACAAATAGGCATCCATCACTGTAGCTGAAGGGTTAAACATGGCCTGTTGGCTGGTCAGGTACTTGTTGTAGATTTTGAAAATGTTGAACGGCCCGGTATGATAAGCCGAGATACCGGGAATTTCATGTCCAACGGCGTTGCTGTACCCTTTGATAATGGTAAACGAAGCCTCCATTGTGAGCAACGGGTGCCAGTCTTCATTGACGGTGACCGTCTCACCTGAGGGTGTCCATAGATCGTAGGTGTAGATGCCAAATCGCCGGAGCATATAAGGCATAATCTGGTACCGACTGCGTGCACCTACCGTTGAAATCAGTTTGTCGTCGTTGAAGGTTTCAACGGTGCCGAGTTCTGTAGACAGCAAGCTCAGGTTGAGTAAACGCGACAGGCCAATTTCATAAGCAATGAAGGGTTCATCGCGTTTACGGGCTTCTTTTACCTGATCGAGCCGGCCCCATTTAACCATGATGTCTTCCATGGGTACACCGCGCCGGCGATACTTGCCAATGAGCCGGCTGCTCATGTTGCCCCGGAGCACGTCAATTGCTTCCCAATCGGCTTCACCCGTTTGGAGGTACTCCTGACGCAAGTCTTCCAGGGTGTATCGCTCGAGCAAGCCGCTTGTCCGGCGGTCAATTACGCGAACGGTGAAGTTGTCGTCGTCAGATTGGCGGGCAACATAAATATCGAGTAAATCTCTGAAGTCACTCAGGTGCGCTTCGTGTACAGGGTGTTTCTCAAGCGAAATCAGGGGTGCAGCCGTGTAGGCTCCGTGCAACGCATCAGGGTGGTTCTCGAGGTCCACCAAAGCGAAAAGAGTTGATTCCTGTGGTTTTGGTGCAGGCGCTTCTGCTTCTGCTTTAGTATCTGCAGGTTCGGCAGACTCAATGACGTGCATAACCATGGTTTGTGCCTCGCCGGAAAAAACGAATCCGGCGATAAAGAAAACAGTGGCTATCAGTATCGCGGACCACAGGGCCGGATACGTAAACTGGCGAAGGCGTTGCCAGTTTTTAGAGTCTATGACTGATGAAACAAGCTGTGGCATGGCAATTGGGCTATAGAGGTGAAGCTTTTTCCGGGTGCTTTCTGCGCGCACGTTCGATGAATTGCTTAAATAGGGGGAGCATGGCGTCGCCCAGGTTTTCAGGATGAAACTGGACGCCAATGATAGATCCTGATGCGTTTTCAATCGCCTCTGGCGTTCCATCAGGAGCTACTGCGGTGACTCGGAAAGCATCGCCAACGTTAGATATGGCTTGAATATGCCTTGTATTGACCCGCACGGATTGTTGTCGCAAAGCATCGAACAGCGCAGACGAACGATCTATTTCTATATCGTGCATTTTTGCTCCACGTTTAGCGCTGTGTGTAAATGCTTTCTCTACCTGGGCTTCTACATCGGCATAAATGGTACCGCCGGCACGGGCATTCAGGAGTTGCATGCCGTAGCAGATACCAAAAATCGGTTTTTCCTCCGCCTCGATAGCATCCGCAATCAAAGTGTCCGCAAGGACCCTTTCTGGTGCCGTTTCTGAGATGTCTGAAGGAAGGGATCCGATAAGTCCCGCTGTGATGGCTGGCCCCCCGGTAATGATGAGGCCATCCAGTAATTGTGCAATCTTTGCCATGGCACCTGCTGTTTCCAGCATGGGCACAACGACAGGCGTACCACCGGCCTGCTCCACGGCGCGTACGTACGCGTGGCTGAGCCGTTGTTCACCATCCTCAAAAGAGGTTGTTATGCCTATCAGGACATCCATTGCAAATCTGGTCAAGGTGTTCAAAAATGTGTAGATGCTCGTAAAAGTGGCTTCAAATACCAACTGACATCTTGCAGCACGGAGCGTGTATGGGCAGCTTGCCAATCGCAGCGTATTAAATTTGTGTTCGCCAGACCTGTTGGCAGCATGCAGCTGTATCGCCTGGTGACACGTATGCCCGAAAGGAATGCCTGCTTACAGGTAGGCTTTTCCTTTTGAGAATGCAGATTGCTTGGTATTTGAGGGGCATCTAGTGTATTCAGCAGTCTATGCAATAGGCCGGCCGAATTTGTTTCCCCGTACGTTCTTCTCCACTTTATCCGCCACCTGATGATGAGCAGTCAACAGGTGCTACTGGCGCACATATTAATTAGCGAATTCTAACGCGTGACATGTCACGAACTGGTCACAGAATCTTTCGCATTTACCTGCAATCTGGTGTTGATTTTTGCAGGTTCTCTTTGTGTGCTATCAGAGGGCTCCAGAAGGGGAAGGATAAAGGTAGACGGGAGCGGTAAAACCGCGTAATTGACTTGTTTAGGTCGAATTTATGTAGATTCTGCGAAGGGGACTTCGCAATTGTGAGAACACGATGAATTTCCCCGGCCGGCAATTTGGCGCCGGCTGTTGGGCTGCAAGTTAATTACGTTTTGTGATATTCTATTTACAATTCTGCCGCTTTATGAGGCTTTTGTTTTTTCCTAATTGCCGAGCGGATTTGTACCAAGCGAGGCCGGCCGGCTCGATCTGCCATTTGAAGCAAACGCTGCGACATTGATCTGCCCGATAAATGGAACGGGGCCTGCGTAAATCGGGTCTTCTGCAGTTGGTAATCGCTTCTCTGTGGTGTAGTGCAACGTTAGGCCGGGAAAAGCCACATTGGCCACCGTAGAAGCCCCATCCATGCTGATGCCTGGTGGCGGGATACGGTATCTGATGCCCCAGAGTGCATCGAGGCGGGGGAGTTCGGACTGTCCTATCTGGTTTGCAAAAACATTCCAGCCGGTGAACTCGGCTGCGGTACGGCTTGCGTCGTTATCTATCGTTACCCAGTCTGGTGCAGCAGCCCAGGCGCGTTCTGCAAGGCCGAGTACTTTCGGAAATAACTGATATTCAAGCAGTGCTGCACCTTTTGCACTTTCACTCCACAACTGACCTTGAATGCCCATGATATTTTGTTTGCCTTCAGGTGTTAACCGCGGGAAATCGCGGTAAACCGTTGACGCATCAATCGGCTGCCCAAAGAGTGCGTTCTGTGCATTCTGATACAGGTTGAAAGGATTGAAAGCAAAGGCCTTCTGCGTATTTACAAAGCCGGCCCAGTAAAATCCCGGTTCTTCCGGGTCTTTGTCGTAGGCAAAGTCAAAATAAAGGTTGGTTGCATTGGATAGCACAATCTGGTAGCCGGCATTGGCGAGGGTATAGGCTGTACCTTCTGAGCCCCAGCCCCAGACTGCATTCCATACATAGGGGCGGAAGTTGCTATTCAGGAATGTAGGATTAGGCACTTTAATAGCGCTGCCGTG encodes:
- a CDS encoding type 1 glutamine amidotransferase; this translates as MDVLIGITTSFEDGEQRLSHAYVRAVEQAGGTPVVVPMLETAGAMAKIAQLLDGLIITGGPAITAGLIGSLPSDISETAPERVLADTLIADAIEAEEKPIFGICYGMQLLNARAGGTIYADVEAQVEKAFTHSAKRGAKMHDIEIDRSSALFDALRQQSVRVNTRHIQAISNVGDAFRVTAVAPDGTPEAIENASGSIIGVQFHPENLGDAMLPLFKQFIERARRKHPEKASPL